The bacterium genome has a window encoding:
- a CDS encoding 3-deoxy-D-manno-octulosonic acid transferase, producing APRHIERASVILKDEGLIRRSSASYIPSCSIVLLDTIGELRSFYKKASLVFVGGSLFPYGCHNLIEPAILGKPVLFGRYTDNFKDCANSLKKDGGGFEVSSSSIFSQIAFLLENPDELKRAGDNAKNVALSLVGASKRCIPFILNILK from the coding sequence TTGCTCCAAGGCACATTGAAAGGGCTTCTGTGATTTTAAAAGATGAAGGGCTTATAAGAAGAAGCAGCGCATCATACATTCCATCTTGCTCTATTGTTCTATTAGATACAATCGGCGAATTAAGGTCTTTTTACAAGAAGGCAAGCCTTGTATTTGTTGGAGGCTCTTTATTTCCCTATGGCTGTCATAACCTAATTGAGCCTGCAATCCTTGGAAAACCTGTATTGTTTGGAAGATATACAGATAATTTTAAGGATTGTGCGAATAGCTTAAAAAAAGATGGTGGTGGATTTGAGGTTTCCTCCTCATCTATTTTTTCTCAAATAGCATTCCTTCTTGAAAATCCCGATGAGTTAAAAAGGGCAGGAGATAATGCAAAAAATGTTGCTTTAAGCCTGGTAGGTGCTTCAAAAAGGTGCATCCCCTTTATCCTTAATATACTGAAATAA